One Dreissena polymorpha isolate Duluth1 chromosome 9, UMN_Dpol_1.0, whole genome shotgun sequence genomic window carries:
- the LOC127844000 gene encoding putative nuclease HARBI1, which yields MADVLFFFMENNARRTEREFRPRLEIGGVRDIDFVNRYRVNRTTAQELVELLGQDLARSERGGKTISPETKILVSLRFLAKGAFYSELADTHGISRSSVSRTVHNFVESVNNNLDNIRFPIDREDVVKEKRAFYNKCRLPNLVGAVDGTLIPITTPTVDEEVYVCRKGYHAINCQAIVNTSLKFISVVAKWPGSTHDGAVFENSRIKGHLDATANVVLLGDSGYALSPSLLTPIMNPRSQQEERYNRRHKMGREVVERGFGILKSRFRCLHRSGGVLPYKPHQCAALFVACCRLHNLLMDNGEEQEVDADVIEEDDNNDDPVEVVLNQRGAAVRDYYVNLN from the exons atggccgacgtgttgtttttttttatggaaaataacGCGAGAAGGACAGAGCGGGAGTTCCGGCCCCGTCTGGAGATAGGCGGGGTTCGCGATATCGACTTTGTGAATCGGTATCGGGTAAACAGAACCACCGCACAGGAGCTAGTGGAGCTTCTGGGGCAGGATCTTGCCAGATCCGAACGTGGCGGAAAAACAATTTCGCCAGAGACCAAG ATCCTCGTCAGCCTAAGATTTCTTGCGAAAGGGGCATTCTATTCTGAACTAGCCGACACCCATGGCATCAGTCGCTCGAGCGTGTCCAGAACTGTGCATAACTTTGTGGAGTCTGTCAACAACAACCTGGACAATATTAG GTTTCCAATCGACAGAGAAGATGTTGTAAAAGAGAAGAGGGCATTTTACAACAAATGTAGACTTCCGAATCTTGTTGGAGCAGTGGATGGGACCTTAATCCCAATCACTACTCCAACTGTAGATGAGGAAGTCTACGTTTGTCGAAAAGGTTACCACGCCATCAACTGCCAGGCGATTGTAAACACAAGCTTGAA GTTCATTAGTGTTGTGGCGAAATGGCCGGGCTCTACCCATGATGGAGCGGTATTTGAAAATTCAAGAAttaag GGACATCTTGATGCTACAGCAAATGTAGTTCTTCTGGGCGATAGTGGATATGCCCTGAGCCCCTCCCTACTCACCCCCATAATGAATCCCCGTTCCCAACAGGAAGAGCGGTACAACCGCAGACACAAGATGGGTCGGGAAGTTGTGGAACGGGGATTCGGGATATTGAAGTCCAGATTCAG ATGTCTACATCGATCAGGGGGTGTTTTGCCATACAAGCCCCATCAGTGTGCGGCCTTGTTTGTAGCGTGCTGCCGGCTGCACAATCTGCTGATGGACAATGGGGAGGAGCAGGAAGTGGATGCCGATGTCATTGAGGAGGATGACAACAATGATGACCCTGTCGAAGTTGTACTGAATCAGCGTGGTGCTGCTGTTCGAGATTATTATGTAAACCTAAATTAA